CAGATCCCCGATTTGCGCGGCAAGAGTGATATCGCCAGCGCCCGCGTGGCCCGCAGCGGCATGAGCGAATTCAAGCGCTCCACCGGCAAGGGCGCGGTCGATCGTGACGGCGCGCGCGAACGCATGGCGACTGCGATGGGCGCACGGGTGGCGGCAGAGGCGGATACGCTGGCCGACCGGCTGGGCTTCCTCGCCACGCTGGGTTCCGTCGCGCCTTTCGTGGGCCTGTTCGGCACCGTCTGGGGCATCATGAACAGCTTCTTCCAGATCGGTGCGCAGCAGAACTCCTCGCTCGCCGTGGTCGCGCCGGGCATCGCCGAAGCGCTGTTCGCCACCGCCATCGGCCTGTTTGCCGCCATCCCGGCGGTCATCGCCTACAACCGCTTTTCCGGCCGGGTGAATTCCTTCGAGGCCCGGCTGCAACGCTTTGCCGACCGCTTCCACGCGACGCTCAGCCGCGAGATCGAGACCCGCTGATGGCGATGGGGATGCACGCCCATTCGCGCCCGGGCAGGGGGCGACGCCGCGCGCCGATGGCGGAGATCAACGTGACCCCGCTGGTCGACGTGATGCTGGTGCTGCTGATCATCTTCATGGTCACCGCGCCGCTCCTGACCACCGGCGTGCCGATCGACCTGCCCGACAGCCGCGCCAACGCGCTGGGGCAGCAGGAAGCGAACCAGATCGAAATCTCGCTCGACAGCGAAGGCTACATCTTCATCGGCGACGAACGGGTGCCGGTGGGCGGCTTCCCTGTGGCGCTGGCCGGCATCCCGCGCGAAGGCGGGGGCGGCCCGCCGCAGGTCACTCTGCGGGCGGACAAGCAGCTCGACTATGGCCGGGTGATGGCGGTGATGGGCGAACTCAACCGCGCCGGTTTCAACAGCATTTCGCTGGTCACCGTCGGTTCATCGGTCGAGCCATAGCCGGTTGATCATGGCATTCGCCCGCATCACGCGCGAAGAACGGATCGGCCTCGGCGTCGCGGCGGTCGCCCATGTCGCGCTGGCGTGGGTCCTGATGACGCGCGAGCAGCCGGTGCCGGTGCCGGAGATCAAGCCGAAGCCGGTGGTGGTGACCCTGTCGACCGATGTCGGTCTGACCTCGACCGCGCCGGATCCGGTGCCCGAAGCCGCGATGGCGCCGCCTTCCAGCTCGAACCTTCCGGATACGCCGCCGGCCAGCGTGCCCGACAGCTTCACGCCCGCGCCGTTGCCGACCCCGACGCCCGCAGCGCGCCCGACACGGACACCTTCTCCGGCGCCGACCAGCCGCGCCACGCGGCGGCCCGCGCCGACGCCGACCCCCACTTCGCGCGCGTCGGCCCGGACACCGACGCCTCGCTCCACGCCGACGCCATCTTCCCGAGCCAGCCGTAGCGCACCGACGCCCACGCCTTCGTCCCGCCGCGAAACCGGCTTCGACGGCGCGTTCGGCAACGGTTCGGGGACGAGCCAGAGCAGCAGCAGTTCCGGCACGCAGGCGGCCGAGATCGGACCGGCGGTGCGCAATTCGCTGGCGGCGGAAATCACGCGGCAGCTGCGCCCGCACTGGAGCGCGCCGCAAGGCGTCGACGTCGAACTGCTGGTCACGCGCGTACGCTTCAGCCTCAATCGCGACGGCAGCCTGTCGGGTTCGCCGCGCTGTATCAGCACCACCGGGGTGAATGCCTCGAACAGCGCCCAGAAAGATGCGCATTGCGAGCGCGCCATCCGTGCCGTGCGCCTCGCCGCGCCGTTCAACCTGCCCGAGCAATATTATGACGGTTGGAAGACCGTGACGTCGAATTTCGACAGAAGGCTATGACGATGAAGACTGTTTTGTTCGCAACCGCTTTTGCCGCCGTGTTCGGCCTCGCCGCGCCGCTGACGGCTGCCGCGCAGGATGGGCCTGCCACCAGCACGCCGATCGAAGCTTCGGACGCCGGGCAGGATGACGATGGCCTGTCGGTCACCGTCACCGATACCAGCGACTGGGAAAACCTCGGCATCGCCATCCCGGCCTTTGCGACCAACCAGGAAGTTTCGACCGCCGCGGGGCCGGGGAACACGACCGCGCTCGGCAATGCGATCGCCGACGTCATCTATAACGACCTGCGCTTCAACGGCCTGTTCGAACCCACCGGCCCGGCCGGCCTGCCGCGTCCGACATATCCGCAGATCACCGCGCCGAGCTGGCCTACCTGGCAGGGCCGCGATGCGGAAATGCTGGTGCAGGGCTATGTCCGCGCCGGCGGCGACGGGCGGCTGACGGTCGGCTGCTACCTCTACGATGTCGCGCTGCAGAACGAACTTGTGCGCGAAGGCTGGGTGGTGGAGCCCGGCGACTGGCGGCGCGCGGCGCACAAATGCGCCGACCTAGTCTATTCGCGCCTGTCCGGCGAAAGCCCGTTCTTCGATTCCAAGATCGCCTATATCGCCGAAACGGGGCCGAAGGATAACCGCGTGAAGCGGCTCGCCATCATGGACAGCGACGGGGCCAACCACCGCTTCATCACCAGCGGCAGCACCACGGCGCTGACCCCGCGCTATTCGCCCGATTACCGGCAGATCGTGTACCTGTCGTACAAGGACGGCAATCCGCGCATCTACATTTACGATATCGGCTCGGGCAAGCAGACGCTGGTCGCGGAAACGGGCAACCCGACCTTCGCCCCCCGCTGGTCGCCGGACGGGCGCACGATCCTGTTCTCGATGGCGGTGAACGGCAACACGGACATTTATTCCGTGCCCGCGAGCGGCGGCAGCTGGACACGGCTGACCGATGCGCCGGGGATCGATGTCGGCGGCTCCTACAGCCCCGACGGGCGCCAGATCGTGTTCGAAAGTGACCGGTCCGGCAGCCAGCAGGTCTATGTCATGGATGCCGACGGCAGCGACCAGCGGCGGATCACCTTCTTCGGTGGCCGTGCGGCAACGCCCGAATGGTCCCCGCGCGGCGACCAGATCGCCTTCACCCACATCGTCGGCAATTTCCGTATCGCCGTGATGAGCCCGCAGGGCCGCGGCCTGCGTTACCTGACCGACAGCTGGCAGGACGAGGCGCCGACCTGGGCGCCCAACGGCCGCATCATCCAGTATTTCCGCACCGCGCGCGGTTCGGGCGAGGCGGCCTTGTGGCAGGTCGACCTGACGGGCCGCAACGAACGCCGCCTGCCGACGCCCGTGGGCGCGTCCGACCCCGCCTGGGGACCGGTCCTGCCATGATCGATTTCTGTTTTCGAGTTTGGGTCGCAAACCAACTCAACGGCTCTTTGGAGTTATGCCGATGACACGTTTCCATACCATCCTGATCGCCTCCGCCGGCGCGCTGGCGCTTTCCGCCTGCGCGTCCAAGGAACCGAAGGAACTGCCGCCCGAACCGCTGCCCCCCGTGACCGACAATGGCGGCATGCCGGACTATGGCGACGACACTGCAGGCGTCGCCCAGCCCGGCACGCAGGAGCATTTCGTCGCCGGCGTGAGCGGGCAGAACGTGATCTATTTCGACACCGACCGCTACAACATCGACAGCGCCGATGCCGCCGCTCTGCAGACGCAGGCGCGCTATCTCGGCATGTATCCCAACGTCACCGTGACGGTGGAAGGCCATGCCGACGAACGCGGCACGCGCGATTACAACCTCGCGCTGGGGGAACGGCGCGCGAATGCGGCGAAGAATTACCTCGTCGGCCTCGGCATCAGCGCCGCGCGCATCCGCACCGTCAGTTACGGCAAGGAACGCCCGGTCGCGCTCGGTTCGAACGAGGCGGCCTGGGCGCAGAACCGCCGTGCCGTGACCGTGGTGGTCAACTGATCAGCGGCTGAAGAAGTCCGCAGGCGCCGGGATGTCCGGCGCCTGCGCTTCGATCTGCAGGAAAGCGGGCGCGGCCCCGCGTTTGCCGTCGCCCGCGATATGCGGTGCGAACAGCGCAAAGGCCGACATGGCGAAGACCGACGCGGCGGCGGACAGGGCGAGTTGCTTGCTCATCATCTCTTGCAGTTCGGGATCGCAGCTGGATTGTGCAACTGCAACATTGCACTTTGAAACCTTGATTGCGGGTTAAGTTCCCCCTCCGGGTGGCACTTTCGCTCCCTGTCCCCTATCTCGGCCCGTGAAATGAGGCGCACGCACGACCATGGCCGCTAAGGGCCGCAGCAACGACTGGGGTTTCCCCCGCTGGCGCGGATACGAAGCCAGTCGCGAGGCGGAAACCGTGCGCCTGTGCGACCGCCACGGGTGCGAGGAGAAGGGCGATTGCCCCGCTCCCAAGAGCCCGAACAGCCCCGACCGGTGGTATTTCTGCCAGCGCCACGCAGCGGAATACAACAAGGACTGGGACTATTTCGAAGGCCTCGACAAGGAAGAGGCGGCCAAGCGCGCCAGCGCCGAACAGGCGGAGAATGCGGGCTATGCCGAAGCGGCGCATTATGGCTGGGGCGGCAGCGGAGACGGCACCCGCAGCGCCGACGAGATGCGCGCGCTCGAGGTGCTGGAACTGGAACCCCATGTCGAATTCGCCGACATCAAGAAGGCCTTCCGCGCCAAGGCCAAGGAAGTGCACCCGGACGTGAAGCCCGGCGATGCGGAGGCGGCGAAGCAATTCCAGGCCGTGAGCGTGGCCTACGAAGTCCTGAAAGCCGCCGAGGAACGCCGCGAGTGGCGCGGCTCGTGACCAGTAGGTTTAGGACGGCACCTTCAGCGAGGCGTCGTCTTATTCACCCATGTAACAGTCGTCCGGGCCCGCTATCCATTCGCGCTCTTCGAAGCCGTCTCCGACAGGGAAAAAGCCACGAACAGTGTTGGTGTCTTCGTTATAAAACGAAAGTGAAGCCATCGTTCCTGCAAAATAGCAATTTGTCCACACTTCTCCCTCTTTGATCGAGGTCCGCGTAGTAGAAAGAATTTTCACTACCTCAACGCCTCCAGTTTGGCGCCGCGTAACAATTTCATTCAGGCTCAGTATGAAAAGGTCTTCGCGGTAGAAGACCTCGTATGTACGCATTTGATTTTCCGTCAATCCGCCCCCTGCCGACGTCCATCCTCGGAAGTTTTCGCTGTTAGATGAGTTGAAATAGTCACCCACTTCAGGTTCATCGAATACAGCGAATAAACTGAAACCAAGAATTGACGTTAGCAACGATACGGAAGCTGGGATAGACATCGCGCGCCTCTGGCTTGATAAAAATAACCGCAAATGTAGAGGTCAATCTGAGCCTATGCGGATAAGCGTGTATCCTATAGATTGATTCCTACTGATAGTAAACTTTTGTTTCCAGGGTTTTCTCTAGGGCCTCCGCGAAGCGTGTCCCGAGGCCCGGCCCTTCGAGCGGATAGAGGAACGGTTCTATCAGTTCCGCTTCCATCACTGCCAGCGTGCCGCCCGCGCGGATCATGTCTATTCGGGCATAAAGCAGGTCGTCGAAGGGCAGGCTGGCGAGCACGGCCTCGGCCGCGGCAAGGTCGGCCGGGGCGGGCTCGATTGCGGTGTCGATGCCCCCGAACATGGACTGGATTCGGTAATCGCCCGCCGCCGGGAGTTTCAGGATCGCGTGGCTGAAAGCGCCGCCGACGAAGACGAAGCTGTATTCGCCCTCTTCCGCGATGGCGG
This sequence is a window from Alteriqipengyuania flavescens. Protein-coding genes within it:
- the tolQ gene encoding protein TolQ; the encoded protein is MNVTNFLAAATPAAPTRLDPVELFLQADIVVQVVMALLLIASVVSWAIIIGFSLRIGRMGRANTRFERDFWESEAEGQIPDLRGKSDIASARVARSGMSEFKRSTGKGAVDRDGARERMATAMGARVAAEADTLADRLGFLATLGSVAPFVGLFGTVWGIMNSFFQIGAQQNSSLAVVAPGIAEALFATAIGLFAAIPAVIAYNRFSGRVNSFEARLQRFADRFHATLSREIETR
- the tolB gene encoding Tol-Pal system beta propeller repeat protein TolB: MKTVLFATAFAAVFGLAAPLTAAAQDGPATSTPIEASDAGQDDDGLSVTVTDTSDWENLGIAIPAFATNQEVSTAAGPGNTTALGNAIADVIYNDLRFNGLFEPTGPAGLPRPTYPQITAPSWPTWQGRDAEMLVQGYVRAGGDGRLTVGCYLYDVALQNELVREGWVVEPGDWRRAAHKCADLVYSRLSGESPFFDSKIAYIAETGPKDNRVKRLAIMDSDGANHRFITSGSTTALTPRYSPDYRQIVYLSYKDGNPRIYIYDIGSGKQTLVAETGNPTFAPRWSPDGRTILFSMAVNGNTDIYSVPASGGSWTRLTDAPGIDVGGSYSPDGRQIVFESDRSGSQQVYVMDADGSDQRRITFFGGRAATPEWSPRGDQIAFTHIVGNFRIAVMSPQGRGLRYLTDSWQDEAPTWAPNGRIIQYFRTARGSGEAALWQVDLTGRNERRLPTPVGASDPAWGPVLP
- a CDS encoding J domain-containing protein, which gives rise to MAAKGRSNDWGFPRWRGYEASREAETVRLCDRHGCEEKGDCPAPKSPNSPDRWYFCQRHAAEYNKDWDYFEGLDKEEAAKRASAEQAENAGYAEAAHYGWGGSGDGTRSADEMRALEVLELEPHVEFADIKKAFRAKAKEVHPDVKPGDAEAAKQFQAVSVAYEVLKAAEERREWRGS
- the pal gene encoding peptidoglycan-associated lipoprotein Pal, with translation MTRFHTILIASAGALALSACASKEPKELPPEPLPPVTDNGGMPDYGDDTAGVAQPGTQEHFVAGVSGQNVIYFDTDRYNIDSADAAALQTQARYLGMYPNVTVTVEGHADERGTRDYNLALGERRANAAKNYLVGLGISAARIRTVSYGKERPVALGSNEAAWAQNRRAVTVVVN
- a CDS encoding cell envelope integrity protein TolA — encoded protein: MRNSLAAEITRQLRPHWSAPQGVDVELLVTRVRFSLNRDGSLSGSPRCISTTGVNASNSAQKDAHCERAIRAVRLAAPFNLPEQYYDGWKTVTSNFDRRL
- a CDS encoding ExbD/TolR family protein — encoded protein: MAMGMHAHSRPGRGRRRAPMAEINVTPLVDVMLVLLIIFMVTAPLLTTGVPIDLPDSRANALGQQEANQIEISLDSEGYIFIGDERVPVGGFPVALAGIPREGGGGPPQVTLRADKQLDYGRVMAVMGELNRAGFNSISLVTVGSSVEP